In Nocardioides sp. W7, the genomic stretch GGTCCGGCGCTGCAGCCGCAGGCCCCCCTCGCCGACCTGGGCCACCAGGAGCAGGTCGGCCACCAGGGCGCCGAGCCGCGCGGCGTTGCGCCGCACGACCTCGAGCTGGGCCGCGACCGAGGGCGGGAGGTCCTCCTCGGCCAGCATCTCCAGGTGGCCGAGGACCGAGGTCAGCGGGGTGCGCAGCTCGTGGGAGACCGAGGACACGAACTCGTCCTTGACCTGCATGGCGCGCATCACCTCGGTGATCTCCTGGTAGGCGAGCGCGGCGCCCAGCCGCTCGCCGCCCGGCCCGCGCACCTGGCGGGCGGAGGTGGAGAAGGCTGCACGGGTCAGCGGGTCCGAGCCCACCCAGTAGGTGTAGTCGTCGAACTCCTCGCCCTGGGCGGCGCGGTACGACGGCATCTCCTCGCGCGTCATCAGGGTCTTGCCGTCGACCTGGTAGACGTGACCGAGCTGGCCGGCGGCACCCCGGTGGCCCTCGGGGAACGGCAACCGCATCGTCTCCTCGTGCCGCCGGTTCATCCGCTCGTAGTGGCCGTCGCGGTCGATCAGCAGCAGACCGACGGTGACGGTCTCGAAGATCGCCTCGAGCGCGTTCCGCTCGTGCTCGATCTCGGCCTTCGCCGCCTGCAGCCGCTGCTCGAACTCGTGCTGCTCGCTCACGTCGAGGATCTGGGAGATGAAGTAGAGCGGCTCCCGTTCCGGCCCCCGGACGATGGCGACCGACAGGTCGCCCCAGACGACGTGCCCGTCGGCGTGCAGGTAGCGCTTGCGCAGCCGGTAGGAGTCGATCTCACCGTCGAGGGCCTGGTGGAAGTGCCGGAGGTCGGTGTCCAGGTCGTCCGGGTGGGTGATCTGCTGGAAGTCGCGCCGGGTGAGCGTCTCGACGTCGTAGCCGAGCATCTCCGACAAGGCTCGGTTGACCAGCAGGAGCGTGCCGTCCAGGTCCACCAGCGTCATCCCGACCGGGGAGTACTCCAGCGTGAGCCGCCACAGGGCCGAGCTGTCGTGAACGTCGTCCACCCGGCGGCACCTCCTCAGGGACCGAGTGCCCACGCGGGCCTGGGAGAAACGTAAGGGACAGTGGGCTCCGGCGGTGGCCCAATACGAGGAGAGATCACCGGCCGGACCGGAGCGCGGTCCGACGGACCTGTGGTTTGGATCACAGCCCGCGCGGGGAGGGGATCGGTCACCATCTCGGACGAGGAGCACCATGCGACGACCCGGTCCCACCGCCTTCGCGGCCACCATCGCCGGTTGCCTGACGTCGGTCCTGCTGGCCCCGCTCAATCCCGCTCACGCCGATGTCGGCGTCACGCAGGAGGCGAGGCTGGTGGGCGACAAGCCGGTCAGCGGCCGCTACGGCATCGCCTTCAACGACTACGGAGCCAACCGCGGCAACTACTGCCCGCCCAGAGCCGGCCAGTGCTGGCCACTCGGCCGGGCCGTGGCGCGCGGCACGCTGGAGACCAAGCTGTCGGTCTACCGGATCAAGGACGGCATGAAGAAGTACGACTACTACCTGCTCGACGTCGACGTGGTCGCCGCCGACCGCGTCGGCAAGCACCGCGGCGGCACGGTGACGATCGGCGTGACGAGCCTCGGCCCGCGCCTGGTCGACCACACCGACACCAAGACGCTCCGCGCCACCCAGGGGGACTGCCACTCGGTGGACATCGGCTTCTCCACACCCTGGCCGGTGATCGATGCCTCGGCCGACCTCGGCTCGGTGACCTGGTGTTCCGACAGTGCCAGCCTCTCCCGAACCACCTCCGGCACGACGGCCCGATGGAGCCTGAAGGGCCTCGGCCGCACCCACCACCTCGCGGTCGACCGTGCCGTGAAGGTGCGGGCCGGCAAGAAGCCCCGGTTCCGCGTCGACGTGACGGTGCCGAGAGACACGTGCACCAGAGCGATCCGGGGCAAGTGTGTCGACTACCGGGGCGGCACCGCCAGCGCGTCGTACCGGGTCGGCTCCCGGGGCTGACCCGGTACGACGAAGCGGGCCGGCGATCAGCCGGAGAGCGGAGCGCGGAGCGAGACCCGCAGCTCGCACCGCTCGCCGCCGACGTCGACCTGGAACCCACCCGCGGCGAGCCAGTCCTCGGTGACCGGCTCGTCGCGGCGCAGCGCGGCGAGCCCGACGCACGCGCCGACCGTCTCGCCCCAGGCCGCGCTGGTGACCTGGCCGACCGGTCCACCGTCGTGCAGCACCAGCTCGCCACCCCACAGCATCGGCTCGGACGAGCCGACCGCGAACGAGACCACCCGCCGGCGGGCTCCACCGCGGGCCAGCTCCGCGCGTCGTGCCACGAGCGCCTCCCGGCCGAGGAACGGCTTGTCGCCGCGCAGCGCCGTGGCGAAGACCAGCCCCGCCTCCACGGGGGTGACCTCCGGCGTGAGCTCGCGGCCGAAGGCGCGGTAGCCCTTCTCGAGCCGCAGGGACTCGATGGCGGAGTAGCCCGCGTCGACCAGCCCGTACGCCGCACCAGCGGCCGAGAGCGCGTCGTACACCCGGGCGGCCTCGGCGACCGGCACCAGCAGCTCCCAGCCCAGCTCGCCGACGTAGGTCATCCGGGTCGCCCGGACGGTGGTGCCGGCGAGCTCGACCTCGCGGCTGGTCGCGAACGGGAACCCCGCCTCCGACAGGTCGGCCGGCGTGAGCGAGCCCAGCAGCTCGCGCGAGCGCGGGCCCATCACGCCGAGCACGGCGGAGGCGTCGGTGACGTCGGCGGCGCGCACCCCGACGCCCACCGCCGCGCTCTGCCGCCGGATCCAGTCGAGGTCGCGGATCGTGGTCGCCGAGCTCGAGACGAGCAGGAAGGCGTCCGCGCCGGTCCGGGTGACGGTCAGGTCGGCCTCGTAGCCGCCCCGCGAGTTGAGGAACGGCGTGTAGACACACCCGCCGACCGGGACGTCCACGTCTGCGGCACAGAGCCACTGCAGCGCCGCGAGCGCATCCGGCCCGGCGAGGACGTACTTGGAGAACGAGGTCTGGTCGAAGACCGCGACCGCGGTGCGGCACGCCCGCTGCTCGGCGGCCGAGGCGTCCAGCCAGTCCGGCCGGCCCCAGGCGTAGTCCAGCGAGGTGGGCCCGAAGACCAGCGGCCGCTCCCAGCCCATCCGGGTCCCGAACAGCGCTCCCCTCGCCGCCAGCCGATCGTGGAGGGGCGAGGTCCGCTGGGGTCGGCCGGACTCGAGCTCGCGGTTGGGCCACGGGATCGCGTAGTGCAGGCCGAGCACCTCGGCCACGCGCGAGCGGAGCCAGCCGTTGTCGCCGTGGAACGGCGCGAACCGGCGTACGTCGACCCCGACCAGGTCGTCCTGCGGCTCCCCCGCGACGATCCACTCCGCGAGCGCACGGCCGGCGCCGCCGGCCGAGGCGATGCCGACCGAGTTGAAGCCAGCCCCGACGAACAAGCCGTCGAGCTCCGGCGCCTCGCCCAGCAGGAACTGGTTGTCGGGGGTGAACGACTCCGGGCCGTTGTAGAACTTCCGGATGCCGGTCTGCTCCAGCGCCGGGACCCGCACCAGCGCCTCGTCCATCAGCACCGAGAAGTGGTCCCAGTCCTCCTCGAGCAGCTGGAACTCGAAGGGGTACGGCAGGTCGTCCGGCGAGCGCCAGGGCTTCGCCTCGGGCTCGAACCCGCCGACGACCAGGCCACCGACCTCCTCCTTGAAGTAGGTCCAGCCGTCGGGGTCGCGCAGGATCGGCAGGTCCGGGTGGCAGCCCTCGATCGCCTCGGTGACGACGTAGAAGTGCTCCGCCGAGTGCAGCGGCACGGTCACGCCGGCCAGGTCGCCCAGCGCCTTGGCCCACTGCCCGGCGCAGTTGACGACGACCTCGGCCTCGATGTCACCGGCATCGGTGCGCACCCCGGTCACCCGCCGACCGGCCGGCGTCTCGACCACGTCGAAGCCGGTCACCCGCACCTTCTCGACCACGACCGCACCGCGCTGCCGGGCGCCCTTCGCCAGCGACTGGGTCAGGTCGGTCGGGTTGACCTTGCCGTCGCCGGGCAGCCAGAGCGCGCCGAGCAGGTCGTCGACCCGCATCGGCGGCCACAGCTCCCGGGACCGCTCGGGGGTGACCAGCTCGCAGGGCAGGTCGTACGCCGCCGCGTTGGCCGCCGTCCGCCGCAGCTGCACCAGCCGGTCCTCGGTCCGGGCCACGATCACGCCGCCCACGTTGCGGTAGCCCGTCGCCAGTCCGGTCTCGGCCTCCAGCGCGTCGTAGAGCTCGGCGGAGTACTGGACCAGCCGGGTGCCGCCCTCCGAGGCCCGCAGCGGCCCGACCAGCCCGGCCGCGTGCCAGGTCGTCCCGCCGGAGAGCCGACCCTGCTCCAGCAGGAGCACGTCGGTCCAGCCGAGCCTGGTCAGGTGGTAGGCCACCGAGGTGCCGACGACGCCGCCGCCGACGATGACGACCCGTGCGCGGGAGGGGAGATCAGCCATCGGACGCCACGTCCGTCAGGAGACCCGCGAGGTCGGGGCCGCGGAAGGTCGCGACCGCCTTCTCGAAGCGCTCCAGCCCCCAGCCGTGGAAGTCGAACTCCACCGGGCTGGTGGCGGCCTGGATGAAGCCCCACAGCGACCAGCCGTACTCGCTGCACAGCGCCTGCACCCGCACCCGGGCGAGGTCCGCCGGGGTCGGGTCGCCGAAGTACGCCGCCGTCCAGGCCTCGGTCTGCTCGGGGGTGAAGTCGCACTCGGTGCTCGTGTTGCCGAGCTCGAAGCAGGCGTCGTTGGCGCCGGAGTACTCGTAGTCGATCAGCCGGACCATCACCCCGTCGTCCACGAAGTTCGCCGCCAGCAGGTCGTTGTTGCAGGGCACCCCCGGTCGCGGGGCGGCGGCGAGCGCCCGTCGTACGTCCTCCCACGCGGCCGCGTGGTCGTCGTACGACGAAGGGAGCGCGAAGCCGTGCTCCCGCACCGTCGCGAGGTACGCCGCCTGCCGCGCGAACATGTCGAACGTGCCCGTGAACGCGGGCCCGGCGTGCAGGCGCCGGCAGGCGCTGGCGGCCCGGTGCAGCACGCCGTCGTCGGCGAAGTCGGCGTCCTCCAGGGTGCGGCCCTCGAGGAAGCCGATCACCAGGATCGCCAGGTCGGGCCGGTACTCCACGACGGGTGCCCCGACCCCGGCTGCCGCGGCCGCCACGGTGTTGGCGTGCTCGGCGTCGCGGTCGATGCCGAGCAGGGCGGGATCGCCGTACGAGCACCGGACCACGACGTCGAGGGGCGGCCCGGAGTCGGTGGTGATGACCCGCACGTTGTGGTTGGTCAGCCCGCCCGGCAGGTCGAGGACGACCCGGGACCGCCCCGCCAGGCAGGCGAGGCGGTCCAGGTCGGCCGAGCCGGTCGCTGCCACCTTGGCGTCGCGCTAGTCGTCGAAGGCCTCGATCACCGCGGTGTCGATGGTGTTCTTCGGACCGGTGAACCACTTCTTCGCGGAGAGGTGCCACCAGATCGTCAGCACCAGGAGCGCACCGAAGGTGAGGAGGGGGGCGTAGTTCACGAACTTCCAGGTGAACTCGTCGTTCCACGGCACGCCCGCCGGGTAGAGCGGCAGGACGAAGTAGATCGAGATGATGATGATCTCGGCGGTCGCGACCAGGTTCATCCACTTGTACTTCGACCCGTTCGTCCACGAGCCCGCCTCGAAGGCGTCGCCGATCCTCCAGCGCAGGAAGATCGGGATCGCGAAGGCCAGGTAGAGGCCGATCACCGCGACCGAGACCACCGCGTAGAAGGCCGTCGGGACGATCAGCGGCTCCTCGGGCGTGCCGATGTTGACCTCGATCAGCGCCGGCAGCGTGATGAGCACCCCGACCGTGGCGCAGAGCAGCACGGCGTTGATCGGGATCTTGTTGCTCGCCACCTTCGACCAGAGCCTCGACCCGGGGAGCGCGCCGTCCCGGCTGAACGCGAAGCTCATCCGCGAGGCGCTGGTCAGGCAGGCGGTCGCGCAGAAGAGCTGGCCGGCCGTCGAGATGACGAGGATCAGGATGTGCCAGCCGTCGCTGAGCGCCTGACCGAAGATCACGTCGGCCCCGTTGAGGCCCGAGTTGATCCCGGCCGTCACGCCGTCGGGGTCCTGCACAGCGAAGAGGAAGGACAGCAGCAGGATCCAGCCGCCGATCGCCGAGTAGAAGATCGAGCGCCAGATGCCCTTGGCGGCCGCCGAGGACGCCGCCGAGGTCTCCTCGGACAGGTGGGCGGAGGCGTCGAAGCCGGTGATCGTGTACTGCGTGAGCAGGAACCCCAGCGGGAGCACCAGGAACCAGTAGACGCCGCCGCTGTTGGACCCCGCGTCGTACCCCGAGTTGTTGATTCGCTCGCTGACCACGAACGAGATGTCCTGGTGGTGATCGGGGACGATGATCAGGACCGCGATCACGATCGCGGCACCGGCGACGTGCCACCACACCGAGACGTTGTTGATGAC encodes the following:
- a CDS encoding amino acid permease translates to MADSQIHNEDEALLAKLGYKQELNRTWSGFSNFAISFSIISILAGCFTTFGQGWSNGGPVAITWGWPIISIFILIIGFTMSELVSAYPTSGGIYWWAAKLGGPAAGFFTGWLNLIGLIAVTASVAYGAATFLDITLSTISTGWAEDYSLTRVFVLFVLIMVMAVLLNAFGAHLLAVINNVSVWWHVAGAAIVIAVLIIVPDHHQDISFVVSERINNSGYDAGSNSGGVYWFLVLPLGFLLTQYTITGFDASAHLSEETSAASSAAAKGIWRSIFYSAIGGWILLLSFLFAVQDPDGVTAGINSGLNGADVIFGQALSDGWHILILVISTAGQLFCATACLTSASRMSFAFSRDGALPGSRLWSKVASNKIPINAVLLCATVGVLITLPALIEVNIGTPEEPLIVPTAFYAVVSVAVIGLYLAFAIPIFLRWRIGDAFEAGSWTNGSKYKWMNLVATAEIIIISIYFVLPLYPAGVPWNDEFTWKFVNYAPLLTFGALLVLTIWWHLSAKKWFTGPKNTIDTAVIEAFDD
- a CDS encoding PAS domain-containing sensor histidine kinase, yielding MDDVHDSSALWRLTLEYSPVGMTLVDLDGTLLLVNRALSEMLGYDVETLTRRDFQQITHPDDLDTDLRHFHQALDGEIDSYRLRKRYLHADGHVVWGDLSVAIVRGPEREPLYFISQILDVSEQHEFEQRLQAAKAEIEHERNALEAIFETVTVGLLLIDRDGHYERMNRRHEETMRLPFPEGHRGAAGQLGHVYQVDGKTLMTREEMPSYRAAQGEEFDDYTYWVGSDPLTRAAFSTSARQVRGPGGERLGAALAYQEITEVMRAMQVKDEFVSSVSHELRTPLTSVLGHLEMLAEEDLPPSVAAQLEVVRRNAARLGALVADLLLVAQVGEGGLRLQRRTVDLSALIREAVEAARPTAEKAEVRVDAVVPDRLPARVDEQRIRQVLDNLVSNAVKYSVVGGRATVSLRQRPDTVEIEVSDTGIGIPADEIEQVFSRFFRGGHALSQHISGTGLGLNIVSSIVAAHDGTVSLESEVGVGSTFRVTLPHRSG
- a CDS encoding phosphotransferase → MAATGSADLDRLACLAGRSRVVLDLPGGLTNHNVRVITTDSGPPLDVVVRCSYGDPALLGIDRDAEHANTVAAAAAGVGAPVVEYRPDLAILVIGFLEGRTLEDADFADDGVLHRAASACRRLHAGPAFTGTFDMFARQAAYLATVREHGFALPSSYDDHAAAWEDVRRALAAAPRPGVPCNNDLLAANFVDDGVMVRLIDYEYSGANDACFELGNTSTECDFTPEQTEAWTAAYFGDPTPADLARVRVQALCSEYGWSLWGFIQAATSPVEFDFHGWGLERFEKAVATFRGPDLAGLLTDVASDG
- a CDS encoding FAD-dependent oxidoreductase, which encodes MADLPSRARVVIVGGGVVGTSVAYHLTRLGWTDVLLLEQGRLSGGTTWHAAGLVGPLRASEGGTRLVQYSAELYDALEAETGLATGYRNVGGVIVARTEDRLVQLRRTAANAAAYDLPCELVTPERSRELWPPMRVDDLLGALWLPGDGKVNPTDLTQSLAKGARQRGAVVVEKVRVTGFDVVETPAGRRVTGVRTDAGDIEAEVVVNCAGQWAKALGDLAGVTVPLHSAEHFYVVTEAIEGCHPDLPILRDPDGWTYFKEEVGGLVVGGFEPEAKPWRSPDDLPYPFEFQLLEEDWDHFSVLMDEALVRVPALEQTGIRKFYNGPESFTPDNQFLLGEAPELDGLFVGAGFNSVGIASAGGAGRALAEWIVAGEPQDDLVGVDVRRFAPFHGDNGWLRSRVAEVLGLHYAIPWPNRELESGRPQRTSPLHDRLAARGALFGTRMGWERPLVFGPTSLDYAWGRPDWLDASAAEQRACRTAVAVFDQTSFSKYVLAGPDALAALQWLCAADVDVPVGGCVYTPFLNSRGGYEADLTVTRTGADAFLLVSSSATTIRDLDWIRRQSAAVGVGVRAADVTDASAVLGVMGPRSRELLGSLTPADLSEAGFPFATSREVELAGTTVRATRMTYVGELGWELLVPVAEAARVYDALSAAGAAYGLVDAGYSAIESLRLEKGYRAFGRELTPEVTPVEAGLVFATALRGDKPFLGREALVARRAELARGGARRRVVSFAVGSSEPMLWGGELVLHDGGPVGQVTSAAWGETVGACVGLAALRRDEPVTEDWLAAGGFQVDVGGERCELRVSLRAPLSG